From the genome of Leptotrichia sp. oral taxon 847:
ACTAGGACTTAGATTAATTTACTAGAAGACTAGTTACCGTAATAAAAATGGTTTAAATTATTAGTCATAATATAAAACAAAGAAATAACTCTTTTTAGATTTAAAAAATCTATATTAGAGTTATTTTTTTTTAAAAAAGTATTGACTTTAAAGAAAAATGGGGTATAAAATAAATTTAAGTAATAAGAAGAAAGTAGGGAATTATATGAAAGTTCAAAAAAGGAACATAATTTTGCTTTTGGGATTAGTAATTTTAATGGAGAGAAGTTTGGATTCCAAAAATATTGCTTCAAATAAAAAAATTGATGAGATAAAAAAATCTACTCGTATAGAAAAAAAATATTTTAGAGAAAATCCAGTGATTAATGAAAAAAGAAAACTTATCTACACTAGAGTCTTTAAATGCGCTGGAAAAATATATGAATTAGATTATTTAACACCGAGAGTTGCAAGAATTACAAATGTTTTAAAAAATCAGAGTCATCAATTGGATAAAAATGATGATATGGCTGGTGAATACTTTTCTAATGGAATAATTTCCATTCAAATTTTAAAAAGAAAAATCGTTTTAACGCAAAATGGAAATAGAGTAACATGTCATGAAATTTTTAATAAAAAATAAAATGTGTCATTATCAATAAATGTATGGTATAATAAAACGAAATGTTTAAAACAGAATATTTAAAAAGATTTATAATTTTTTTTAATGTTTCAGAAATTTTCAGAAAAAGAATGGAGAAACTATGAAAAATGAAAATTTCAGTTGTAAAAATTGTGGTGGACCAATGAAATATGATCCAAAATCACAAAATTTAAAATGCGAAAATTGTGGATATCAGGTAGAATTGCCCAAAGAGATGACGTATAAAAGGCATGCTCTAAAAGAATATGAATATAATTTAAGAAAGGTTCCAGAAGAAAAAACAACTGTCATTCAATGCGAATCTTGTGGTGCAACAATAGAATTAAGCTCGGAAAAAGCTTCAACAAATTGTCCTTACTGTGGCTCAAATATTATTGTCAGTGAAAAGATAATGTCAATTTTGGAGCCTGATGGACTTCGACCTTTTTTAATAGAGCAGAAGGAAGTTAAAACGATTTTTTCAAATTGGATAAGGAAGAGATGGTTTGCGCCAAATGCACTAAAAAATCTTTATCAAACTGGAAAAATTATGGGAATTTATCTACCTTACTGGTCCTTTGACAACGATGCGGATTGCGATTATGTAGCTGAAGGCGGAATTGACAGAATGGAAGAGTATGAAGAAGACGGAAAAACGTATACAAGGACAATAACGGATTGGTATCCGGTTCGTGGAAATGTCGAAAATGAGTTTGTCGATGTTGTTGTACCGGGTTCTAGAAGTTTACAGAGAAAGTTACTGAATAAATTACCTGAGTTTAGTGTAGAAAGCACAATTAAATTTGATTCAGGATATTTAGCTGGATATAGCTCGGAAGTTTTTAAAGTACCGATGCAAGAGGGATATGAGCAAGCAAAAGAAATAATGAGAGATGTTTTAGAAAATTTAATAAGCGGCGATGTTCTAAGAAATTATGACCATGTCCGGAGTATAAGAATGAGTGTAAAATGGTACAATGAATATTACAGACTTTTGATGTTACCTGTATATTCGACGTCGTATTTATATGATAAAAAGACTTATCAAGTTGTAATCAATGGCGAAAATGGAGCAATAATTGGAGAATATCCAAAATCAGTAGTAAAAATAATGTTGGCTATTTTAGCAGGAATCATTGTTGCAATATTAATTTATAGTTTTTTAAAAAATTAGAAAATAAAAATAAAAATTCAAAAAAATGGAGGAATTTAAAATGGCAAATATTTTAACAAGATTTAAAGATATAATGGCGGCAAATGTAAATTCGTTGCTTGATAAAATGGAAGATCCAGAAAAAATGATTGACCAGTATTTGAGAAATATGGAACGGGATTTAGCTACTGTAAAATCTGAAACAGCAGCAGTTATGGCGGTTGAAAGTGCGTCTAAAAGAAAAGTTGAAGAGTGCAAATTAGAAATTTCAAAAATGGAAACTTATGCTAAAAAAGCGTTAAAAGCTGGAAATGAAAGTGACGCTAGATTATTTTTACAAAAAAAGGAAACTTTGACTACAAAACTTCAAGCACTTGAAAAAGATTGCGAAATAGCAGTGGCAAATTCTTCTAAAATGAGAGAGATGCACAATAAATTGGCAGATGATATTCAAAAATTATCAGAAAAAAGAACAGAAATAAAGACAAAATTAAAAATTGCAAAAACAACAGAAAAAGTAAGTTCAATGACTTCGGTGTCAGGGTTTAGTGGAAATAAATCGTCGTTTGAACGAATGGAAGAAAAAGCAAATAGAATGCTTGATGAGGCAAATGCCAAAGCGGAATTAAATACACCTAAAAAAGATGAAGTTGAAGATTTGATGAAAAAATATGATGACAAAAATTCGGACGAAAATAAAGTTTCTTCAGCAGTTGACGAAGAATTGGAAAAAATGAAAAAAGAATTGGGACTGTAATTTAATAAACTTATTCAAAAACTATATGTTTTTAAAATTTATTGAAATAAATATTTTGAAGGAAGAGGATCTTAACCCTCTTTCTAAAATGAAAAAAATTGTTTATTGGATACATCTAAATTAAAAAGATTTTATTTTTTATAATATTTTTTGGAAAGGAAATAGAAATGGGACTATTTGGAAAGCAACTGGCAAATGTGATAGAATGGTATGAATACAATGAAGATACACTTTTTTGGAAATGGTCAAATAACGAAATAAAAAAGGGCTCAAAACTTATACTAAAACCGGGACAAGATGCGATATTTTTACACAATGGAAAAATTGAAGGGATTTTTGAAAATGATGGTGAATATGATATTCAATCGGAAATAATACCGTTTTTATCCACTTTAAAAGGTTTTAAATTTGGATTTAATTCGGGACTTAGAGCGGAAGTGATATTTGTCAACACAAAAGAAGTTACGATAAAATGGGGGACTAAAAATGCAATAAGTATTCCAGCTGCGGGACTTCCAGGTGGAATGCCAATAAGAGCTTTTGGGACAATGTCTTGTAAAGTTGACGACAATCAGGTTCTAATTGAAAAAATTGCGGGAATAAAACAGCAGTTTGGGATTGAAGATGTGAAAGAAAGAGTCTTGTCGATGCTAGACCAGCTTTTGATGAAGTGGATTGCAAAAGAGGGAAAAGATATGTTTAATCTTCAGGTAAACGCTTCTGAAATAGGCAATGGAATACAGACAGACTTAGATTTGGAAATGAGAAAAATTGGACTTGCAGTGACAAACTTTGCAGTTTCAAGCTTTAACTATCCTGAGGAAATTAAAAAAATGCAAGAAAAAGCAGCGGCTCAAAGTATGGTGGGCGATGTGAACAGATATACCCAGATGTCTTTTGCTGATTCGATGTCAAATGGTAATGGCAGCGGTGTAGCGCAAGATATGGCTCAGATGCAAATGGGAATGATGATGGGGCAAAAGATGGTAAATCAAATGAATAATGGAAGTAATCAAAATTCAAATAATAATGCACAGCAGTCAGAAAATAGTTTAAATGGAACAATCCCGAAATTTTGTCCTAATTGTGGTACAAAGACAAATGGTGCAAAATTTTGTCCTGAATGCGGAACAAAATTGGTGTAAAAATCTCAAACTAGAATAAAAAAACTACACTTTATCTTATTTTTAAGATTTTTGTGTAGTTTAAAAGGAGCTATTTGGCTCCTTTTTTTATAAATTTTTTTGAAATAAAAGAGTTAACGGATTTATTTTTCACCTAAAACTCTTTTTTCGTGCTCGATATCTTTTGGTCTCATTTTTATTCCGTAGTGGTTGACAACAGTTTTAAATTTATTCAAAATTTCTTTTTTATCAGAAATTTTCATATTTTCCATACTCAAAAGAATATCTTTCAAAGTTGCGTCAAAACTTCGGATTGACTGTGTCAAAAGAAGTTTTTTCTTAAAGTGCGGCTCTTTTTTTATGTCGTCAAAGTCAATAAAAACAATCTTTTTAGTCTTTGGGTCAATCATAAAGTTATTTAGGTTAAAATCTGTATGAAAATAATTTTTTTGTAAAAATGTATACTCAAATTTGTACCACAAGTCAATTGCTTCGAAAAACTTTTGCTTGTTATTTTCTTTTATCAAATATTTTGAATATTCCACGAAATTCCCTGAAAAAGTTTTATCCACATTTTCTGAACAAACCAGAGTTTTTATTGAAAATGGACTATTTTTAATTTTTTCATAGCTCAAAATTTTCATAAAATTCCAAGTTGGAAAATCTCTTTTCAAATCTTCATACAAATTGTAACTATTTTCCCCTTTCTCTTTGGACAGTTTCAAAAAAATCCGAAGAGCTTTAATTCCCTTATAGTTATAAAATTTTTTATAAATATTTTCTTTCTTTAAAAATTCGTGAGTTTTTTCTTCCTTAGTAAAAATTTCTACATCATTATCTTTCATCATAAACATCCTTTCCTTTTATAAGCCCCTATAAAACTTAGCCTTCTTGATATATTTATTATACAATAATTTGAAGAAATTTTCAAAAATAAATATTATAAAGACAGAGTAAAAAATATAGGGGCAAATAAAAAATCTTATTTTAAGTTTTTCATTCAATCCAGAAAGTTACTAAAATAACAATTTTTTTCTATTCCTTTTTTAAGCAGAAGTGCTCATCGCCGCACCCCTGCACCCCGGCAAGGCTCAAGACATTTTTATGCACTGCCAAAAAACTCGCTTACGGCGGGGCAGTTTTGTCAGCACATAAAAATGCTCCAACGGTTTAAATTTTACTATTATACAAAAGGTGTCGTGATTTTTTTGGAGTAAAGACGACTGTTTGAGCACGTTTAGTGCGAGTTTCGGCTTTGACGCAGAAAAAATGCTTAGACTGACGTGGGGATTATAAGGGAAAATGGCGGTCCTTTCCCCTTATGTAAAAAATAATATTAAACAAAATAACATCTTGTAATCAAAAATAAGCTAAAAAATTTGAAATTAAAAAATCTGCCCCTAAAATTTTTAAACCATCATATTATAAAATAGGGGTTGAAATATTGGGCAATATATTTTAAAATATAGAAAATAAAGATTTTTTTAGGAGGTTTGTTATGAAAAGCATAAAAGAGGATTTTTCCTTGATGTCAAGTTTGCTGATACCGGTGGCGGTGGCTATTAATTTTACAGGTTTTGGGATTGCGAAACTTTTACAGTTGCCTATATTTCTTGATTCAATTGGATCGGTGTTTATTAGTCTTATTGCAGGGCCTTGGGTGGGGACAGTAACAGCAATTATTACGAGTCTGATTACAGGAAGTTTTTCTCCAGAATATTTTGCATTTATACCTGTGGCAATATGTAATGCCTTAGTTGTAGGGGTTCTTGCAAAAATGAGAACTAAGAATTTAGTAATAAAAACAATTATAGTAAGTTTGGCACTGGCTTCGGCTTCAATAATTGTATCTATTCCTATAATTATTAAAGTTTATGGAGGATTTACAGGAAATGCTTCATCTGCAGTGGTAGTATTATTTAAAAGTATAGGATTTAGTTTGGAACAAGCAGTTGCGATAGCCACTATGCTTACAGAAGCGGCTGATAAAATTGTAACAACAGTAATTTCTATATTAATTATAAAAAGCATGTCAGATAGATATTTAATAAAATTTAAATATGGAGAAAATTATATCTATAAGAAAAATGGAGAATAGGAAGTTATGATCAAAAATTTTTTTAGAAACTTGTATCCTCTTACGAAGTTCTATTTAGCCGCAGTATTGTTAATATCAGCATTTATATTGCCAAACTATATTTATGGATATTTATTGATAGCAATTTGTGGAATTGTTGCCTATTTTTATGAAAAGTTGGGAATATACTTGAAAAGAGTGTTTTTTAGCCTATTTTTTCTAACTTTGATTATATTTGCTGTACAGGGGCTGATGATTCCTTCTAATGATATTATGGCAAAATTTGGTTTTATTACAGTATATAAGACTGGGATAATAACTGCAGTAAGATTGACTTCCAAAATTGCAGCTCTAGTTTCTACTATAACAATGTTGACACTAATATCAAAAGCTAAAGAGTTCACAGTGGCTCTTGAAAAAAAAGGACTTAATCCTAAAGCGGCATTTATCTTGCTTTTATCGCTTCAAATGATACCAGAAATGAATAGACAGGCAAATATAATTTTAGATTCACAAAAGTCCAGAGGGGTGGAAACAGAAGGAAATATCTTTGTGAGATTTAAAGCACTTATTCCTGTGTTTATTCCACTTGTGCTAGGATCAATTGTAAATACGGAGGAAAGAGCGATTACATTGGAAGCAAGAGGTTTTTCAATCGGAAAAAAAAGGACGATATTGAATGAACTGGAAGAAACAAAAAATGATAAAATTGTAAAAATAATACTTGCTATTTTTATAATTTTGTGCGTTGTTTGGAGGATTTTATGGTTGTTGAAATAAAAAATTTTAGTTATAAATATCCGCTGGAAGATAAAAATGTTTTGGAAAATCTAAATTTAAAGATTGAAAAAGGCGAGTTCTGGGCGATTATTGGAAAAAATGGAAGTGGAAAAACGACCCTTTGTAATGCTCTTAGAAGATTTGTGCCAGATTTTTACAAAGGAGAAATGGCTGGAGAAATTATAGTTGATGGGAAGAACTTAAAAGATTTTGGAGTCGAAGAGCTTGTAACGAAAATTGGTTTTGTATTTCAAAATCCATTTACACAAATTAGCGGAGTAAAGGATACTGTTTTTGGCGAAATTGCTTATGGCTTGGAAAATCTTGCAGTTGAAAAAGAAGAAATAATAAAAAGGGTAAATGAAACATTGCAGTTACTTGAAATAGAGCATTTAAAGGATAAAAATCCGCAAGAGATGTCAGGAGGTCAAAAGCAACGGGTTGCATTGGCTTCAATCATCGTGATGGACCCTGAAATATTGGTAATCGATGAGCCTACTTCACAGCTTGATCCAAAAGGAACGCAGGATATTTTCAAAATAATAAATATTATGGCAAAAAAAGGAAAAACGATAATTTTAGTGGAGCACAAACTGGAATTAATCGCTCAGTATGCTGAAAAAGTTGTAGTTTTGGACAAAGGAAAAATAATTTTGAGTGGAGATAAAAAAGAAATTTTAAATAATAGACTTCTTGAAGAAAAGGGAATAGGAATGCCACAGTATTCAAAACTTTTCTACGAACTTATAAAAGTGGGAAAAGCAAAGTTTGAAGAAATTCCGATAACCAAGGGAAAGACAGTGGAATTATTGAAAAAATAAAGTAACAAAAAATAAAAATTGTTAAGCAAATCTTAAAAATATTTGTTAAAAAGGAAAAATTATGAAATCAAAAGATTTGAAAAATAGAATTGTGCTTGTAAAAGGCGATATTACCGAATATCCAGCTGATGTAATTGTAAATGCTGCAAATTCTTCTTTACTTGGAGGAAGCGGTGTCGATGGTGCGATTCATAGAAAAGGCGGGAAGGAAATAGCCAAAGATTGTCAAAAATACGAAATACTCAAGGAAAATGCGATGTTGGTAAAGCTGTTATTACAAGGGCAGGAAATATGCCTTTCAAAAATGTAATTCACACAGTTGGGCCTGTCTGGCAGTCAGGAAAAAATAATGAAGCAAAATTATTTGCAGAAAAGTTGTTAAAAAAAGCCTATATTTCAAGTTTAGAATTGGCTGAAAAAAATAAACTGAAAAATATTTCATTTCCAAATATTTCGACAGGAGTGTACAGATTTCCAAAAGATTTAGCTGCAAAAACAGCTATTAATGCTGTAGTAGAATATTTGGAGAAAAGCGATTTTATAGAAAAGGTAAATTTTGTATGTTTTGAAAATGAAAATTTTAAGATTTATCAAAAATTACTGGAAGAGAAAGGGATTTTATGAAAGAGGGGAAACTGAAAAAAATTATAAAAATAGACTGGACTATATTTTATTCCAAACCAAGAATACAAATTTTAGGAATTTTGATATTTTTGGATATAATGTTGCTTTTCTCAGTGACAAAAGAAATGGAAAAAGGCTTTAGCATATCTTCTGTTTCAACTTCAATAGTCTTATTTATACTATTTATATTATTAAATGGATTGTTTATTTTTTATTACAAAAATAAATTTCCTAATATAGAATTTTATGATGATTATTTTATTTTCAAAAAAGAGAAAGTGTATTATGAAAATTTAAAATATTTTTTCTTTAAGGATAATAGAGTATTTCAAATGAAGAAATTTTCTAAAATTTTGTATAGACCTGATGGCGGTAATTGGAAAAAGATAGATGGAAGCGGGTATGATTATGACTTATTTTCAGTATTTCAAAAATGTTTTTTAGAAAAAAATTTTTCAAAAGCAGTAGAAAAGATTGAAAATGGCGGAGTTGAGATTTTTCCATTTCAAAATCAAGGTTTTGTGAAAAATAAATTTTTATTTTCAAGTGAAGAAGGATTGCAGGAATTGACTCAGATTTTTGAAAGTTCACCCAAAATACAAGTGTCGAATAAATCTGTAACATTTGATAATGAGATTTATAATTGGGAAAATTATAATATTGAATTTGAAATCGGCACAATTACAGTAAGTGATTTGAAAAAGAATACGATTCTTGAAATTGAAGCTAAAAATACAGTAATTTGTCAGGAAATTTTATTAAAAAACTTAATAGAAAATTTTGATAAAAAATATCCTAAATTCTATTAGAAAATAAGAAAATTTTTAAAGGAGAGATAATTATGAGTTTTATTACTGTAAAAAATTTGAGTTTTAAATATCCTAATGGTACAGAAAATGTGCTTAATGATGTTTCTCTTGAAGTTGAAAAAGGAGAAAAACTTGCAATTATTGGACAAAATGGAGCTGGGAAGACGACTTTTGTGAAGATGTTAAATGGACTTTTAAAGGCGGAAAAAGGAGAAGTGGTTGTTGACGGTTGGAATACTAAAGATTTTTCTGTGGCTAAGATGAGCAAAAAGGTCGGATATGTGTTTCAAAATCCGATGGATCAAATCTTTCACAACAATGTTTTTGACGAAATTGCCTTCGGAGCAAAAAAGTTAAAATATTCTAGGGAAAAACTTGATATCCTTGTGGAAAAAGCGATGAGACTTACTAAACTTAGTGAGTTTAAAAAGGAAAATCCTTACAATCTTCCTTATTCGATGAGAAAATTTGTAACTATTGCGTCCATTATCGCTATGGACTGTGATATCATAATTATGGACGAGCCAACTGCTGGACAGGATTATTTTGGTATGCAAGTTTTGCACAATTTGATTGAAGGATTGAATAAAGAAGGGAAAACTGTAATTACGATAACTCACGATATGGAATTTGTTGTGAATAATTTTGACAGAATAGTTGTTATGACAAATGGAAAAATAATTGCAGATGGCGATAAAAGAGATATTTTTTGGGATTTGGAAATTCTAAAAAAAGCTATGTTAAAACAGCCAAATATAAGTGACTTGGCACGAGAAATTAATCTAAATAAAAATATCCTGTCAATTGAAGAATTTGTGGAAAGTTATTAGTTTTACTGGGGGTGAGAGTGTGAGTGCATATTCTTTGCTTTATAAAAATATTGATGAAGTAAAAATCAAGGGAGTTACAAAAACAAATCTTCCAAAATTAAAGACATTGGGAATTGAAACAGTCTATAATTTGTTTTATCATTTTCCGAGAGCGTATGAGAATAGAGATAATTATAAAAAGATAAACGAGGTTTTGGATGAGGAATTTGTCATTTTAAAAGGGACGGTTGTAAATATTGCAAATAGATTTTCAAAAAGAGGAATGGTTATGGTGTCGGCGGTTTTGAGTGATGGGACTGGAATGATGGAACTTCTCTGGTTTAACAACCGCTATGTGAAAAACAATGTAAAAGTTGGAAATGAAATTATGGTTTACGGAAAAGTTAAAAAAGGGATGAAATTACAAATTATAAATCCTGAGTATAAAAAAATTGATGAAAAGTATTTTGATCCCAAAAAAGAAAATCAAATTTTGCCAATTTATCCATCAACGGAGTCTCTTCGTCAAATTTCAATAAGAAAAATTATTGAAGCTGCGCTAAATAGCTATGGATATTTGCTTTATGAAAATATGCCAAATGAATTTTTAAAAAAAGAGAAAATTATTGGTAGAAAAGAGGCGATGCTAAATATTCATTTTCCAGAAAATGAAACAAAAAAGGAAGAAGCGCAAAAAAGATTTATTAAATAATGCAAGAACACTCGCGACTTTTAGTCGTGAGATGAATTGTTTGAGAATTTTAGTAAGCATATAGGGAAACTTGTATGTAGACACAGAAAGAACTGTGCAACAAAGAAACTGAATTGCTGGGAACTCTTAAAGCTGGTATAACCACAACATAGCAATCTTACTCATAAGAGGCAAATGTGAAGGTAGCGAAAGCAGAAAAAATATACTAGATGGTGCAAGGTTAAATCCTAAACACTGAGCCATATAGAAAGGCATACAATAGACAATCAGCAGCTAAGCCTGAAAAGGAAAGTTCAACGACTATCCCTCGTGAGGGGAGTACAATACAAGCGATTGGTATTGGAAGTGGTTTCGCCTAAGTCCTTGAAATAGGATATGGATAAGATATAGTCTGTGCTTGTTAGAGATAACAAGAAGTTTAAGATATTCTTTTCTCCTTAACTTGTTAAGGAGTGAAAATATTAGGAGAACTGCATAAGTAGTAGCGAACTTATGTGAACGACACTTCCCACTGTTGTGGGGTTTTAAAAACTTTAAAAATATTTAAAAATAAATAAAAAATATTACTTTTTAATAGTTAAAATGTAGAATATATAGTATAATATCTCTGATGAAAAGGAGGTGATTATATATGTATTTAACATTAAAACAACAGGTAAAACATCTTAGTAAAAAAGAGTTTAGAATTTTAAAATATCTATCTCATATAGCCAAGAACTTAACTAATGAAGCTATATATAATGTTAGACAATACTATTTTAATAAGAAAAAGTATTTAAGTTATAATGAAAACTATAAAATACTTAAAAATAGTGAGAATTACAAGAAATTAAATTCTAATATGGCTCAACAAATTATAAAAGAAGTAGACGGAAGTTTTAAATCATTTTTTGGACTTTTAAAACTTGCTAAGAATGGTCAATATAATTGTAAAGTAAAATTACCTAAATATCTTGCTAAAGATGGTTTTACAACTCTTGTTATAGGTTTTGTTAGATTAAAAGATGGTATGCTGATAGTTCCTTATTCAAATTCGTTTAAGAAAACTCATCAGGAAGTTAAAATTAAGCTGCCACCAGTATTAAAAGACAAGAAGATAAAAGAGATTAGAATAATACCCAAACAACATTCTAGGTACTTTGAAATTCAATATACTTATGAAGTAGAAGAAGTTCAAAGGAAATTAAATAAAGAAAATGGACTAGGAATTGATTTAGGTATAGATAATCTTTGTACTTGTGTTACAAATACTGGAGCTTCATTCATAATAGATGGGAGAAAATTAAAATCAATAAATCAATACTATAACAAGATAAATGCAAAATTACAAAGCATAAAAAATAAGCAAAAGACCTTCCGAACAACATTAAGGCAAAAGAGAATAGCTAGAAAGAGAAATAATCGCATAGAAGGTTATCTTTCAAAAGCAGCAAGAATAATTGTAAATTATTGTCTTAATAATGATATAGGAAAGATAGTTCTAGGATATAATGAGGATTTTCAAAGAAATTCAAATATAGGAAGTATAAATAATCAAAATTTTGTGAATATACCATATGGAAAATTAAGAGATAAATTAATATATCTATGTAAACTATATGGAATGGAATTTAAACTACAAGAAGAAAGTTATACATCAAAAGCAAGTTTTTTTGATGGAGATGAAATCCCAATATACGATAAAGAAAATCAAAAAGAATATAAATTCAGTGGAAAAAGAATAAAAAGAGGACTATATCAAACAAGTAAAGGATATCAATTAAATGCAGATTGTAACGGAGCATTAAACATATTAAGAAAAAGTAAAGTTGTGGATTTAAGCGTCCTATACAATAGAGGTGAGCTGAACACGCCTAAAAGAATAAGGGTAGTGTAAAACTATCAAACTTCTTAGAAAATTTTTAAATAATTTTAAAGATTTTAGAACCCCGCGACGTAAGAAATGGGAGGTTCAGGTTTGAGGAAATTTTACTTTTGGAAATGGGAATTTTGCAAAGCAGATTTCAAAGTGAAAAAAATAATAAAAATGTTTATAAATTGGAGGATAAAAAGAGCCTTGTTTCAAAATTTGTAAAAAGTTTGCCGTATGAGCTTACAAAAGCTCAAAAAACTGTAATAACGGAAATTTATAAAGAATTAAAAGCTGGAAAAATTGTAAACAGACTTATTCAGGGTGATGTGGGTTCAGGGAAAACGATTGTTTCTTTTGTAATTCTTCTCTATATGATTGAAAATGGTTATCAAGGTGCGATAATGGCACCGACGGAAATTCTTTCAATTCAGCATTATTTAGGAATTATAGATGAATTTTCAAAACTTGACATAAGAGTTGAGCTTTTGACGGCTAGTGTTAAAGGAAAAAAAAGAGAAAAATTACTTAATGAGATAAAAGAAGGACTTGTGGATATTGTGATTGGAACACATTCTTTAATTGAAGAAGATGTAGTTTTTAAAAATCTTGGGTTAATTGTTATCGACGAACAGCACAAATTTGGGGTAAGACAGAGAAAATTACTAAGAGATAAAGGAAATCTGGCAAATCTTATAGTCATGAGTGCAACTCCGATTCCCCGTTCTTTAGCGCTTACGATTTATGGAGATTTGGATGTTTCAATAATTGATGAATTGCCGACCGGTCGCTCTCCAATTAAGACTAAATGGATAAAAGATGAAATTGAAAAACAGAAAATGTATGATTTTATCGACAGAATGATAGAAAAAGGAAGACAAGTTTATATTGTTTCACCGCTAATCGAAGAAAGTGAAACTTTGAATGTGAAATCGGCTCAGGAAACTTTTGAAGAATACAAAGATATTTTTCCTAATAGAAGAATAGATATTATTCACGGACGGCAGAAATATAAGGAAAAACAGGAAATTATGGAAAAGTTTAAAAATCATAAAATTGATATTTTGGTGTCGACAACCGTTATTGAAGTTGGAGTGAATGTGCCAAATGCGACAGTTATGGTAATCAGGGATGCACAAAGATTTGGACTTTCATCGCTTCATCAGTTGAGAGGTCGTGTCGGTCGGGGAAGCCACAAATC
Proteins encoded in this window:
- a CDS encoding RNA-guided endonuclease InsQ/TnpB family protein; the protein is MYLTLKQQVKHLSKKEFRILKYLSHIAKNLTNEAIYNVRQYYFNKKKYLSYNENYKILKNSENYKKLNSNMAQQIIKEVDGSFKSFFGLLKLAKNGQYNCKVKLPKYLAKDGFTTLVIGFVRLKDGMLIVPYSNSFKKTHQEVKIKLPPVLKDKKIKEIRIIPKQHSRYFEIQYTYEVEEVQRKLNKENGLGIDLGIDNLCTCVTNTGASFIIDGRKLKSINQYYNKINAKLQSIKNKQKTFRTTLRQKRIARKRNNRIEGYLSKAARIIVNYCLNNDIGKIVLGYNEDFQRNSNIGSINNQNFVNIPYGKLRDKLIYLCKLYGMEFKLQEESYTSKASFFDGDEIPIYDKENQKEYKFSGKRIKRGLYQTSKGYQLNADCNGALNILRKSKVVDLSVLYNRGELNTPKRIRVV
- a CDS encoding histidine kinase — encoded protein: MKSIKEDFSLMSSLLIPVAVAINFTGFGIAKLLQLPIFLDSIGSVFISLIAGPWVGTVTAIITSLITGSFSPEYFAFIPVAICNALVVGVLAKMRTKNLVIKTIIVSLALASASIIVSIPIIIKVYGGFTGNASSAVVVLFKSIGFSLEQAVAIATMLTEAADKIVTTVISILIIKSMSDRYLIKFKYGENYIYKKNGE
- a CDS encoding PspA/IM30 family protein, with the protein product MANILTRFKDIMAANVNSLLDKMEDPEKMIDQYLRNMERDLATVKSETAAVMAVESASKRKVEECKLEISKMETYAKKALKAGNESDARLFLQKKETLTTKLQALEKDCEIAVANSSKMREMHNKLADDIQKLSEKRTEIKTKLKIAKTTEKVSSMTSVSGFSGNKSSFERMEEKANRMLDEANAKAELNTPKKDEVEDLMKKYDDKNSDENKVSSAVDEELEKMKKELGL
- a CDS encoding SPFH domain-containing protein, translated to MGLFGKQLANVIEWYEYNEDTLFWKWSNNEIKKGSKLILKPGQDAIFLHNGKIEGIFENDGEYDIQSEIIPFLSTLKGFKFGFNSGLRAEVIFVNTKEVTIKWGTKNAISIPAAGLPGGMPIRAFGTMSCKVDDNQVLIEKIAGIKQQFGIEDVKERVLSMLDQLLMKWIAKEGKDMFNLQVNASEIGNGIQTDLDLEMRKIGLAVTNFAVSSFNYPEEIKKMQEKAAAQSMVGDVNRYTQMSFADSMSNGNGSGVAQDMAQMQMGMMMGQKMVNQMNNGSNQNSNNNAQQSENSLNGTIPKFCPNCGTKTNGAKFCPECGTKLV
- a CDS encoding energy-coupling factor ABC transporter ATP-binding protein produces the protein MSFITVKNLSFKYPNGTENVLNDVSLEVEKGEKLAIIGQNGAGKTTFVKMLNGLLKAEKGEVVVDGWNTKDFSVAKMSKKVGYVFQNPMDQIFHNNVFDEIAFGAKKLKYSREKLDILVEKAMRLTKLSEFKKENPYNLPYSMRKFVTIASIIAMDCDIIIMDEPTAGQDYFGMQVLHNLIEGLNKEGKTVITITHDMEFVVNNFDRIVVMTNGKIIADGDKRDIFWDLEILKKAMLKQPNISDLAREINLNKNILSIEEFVESY
- a CDS encoding OB-fold nucleic acid binding domain-containing protein translates to MSAYSLLYKNIDEVKIKGVTKTNLPKLKTLGIETVYNLFYHFPRAYENRDNYKKINEVLDEEFVILKGTVVNIANRFSKRGMVMVSAVLSDGTGMMELLWFNNRYVKNNVKVGNEIMVYGKVKKGMKLQIINPEYKKIDEKYFDPKKENQILPIYPSTESLRQISIRKIIEAALNSYGYLLYENMPNEFLKKEKIIGRKEAMLNIHFPENETKKEEAQKRFIK
- a CDS encoding energy-coupling factor ABC transporter ATP-binding protein — its product is MVVEIKNFSYKYPLEDKNVLENLNLKIEKGEFWAIIGKNGSGKTTLCNALRRFVPDFYKGEMAGEIIVDGKNLKDFGVEELVTKIGFVFQNPFTQISGVKDTVFGEIAYGLENLAVEKEEIIKRVNETLQLLEIEHLKDKNPQEMSGGQKQRVALASIIVMDPEILVIDEPTSQLDPKGTQDIFKIINIMAKKGKTIILVEHKLELIAQYAEKVVVLDKGKIILSGDKKEILNNRLLEEKGIGMPQYSKLFYELIKVGKAKFEEIPITKGKTVELLKK
- a CDS encoding energy-coupling factor transporter transmembrane component T, with the protein product MIKNFFRNLYPLTKFYLAAVLLISAFILPNYIYGYLLIAICGIVAYFYEKLGIYLKRVFFSLFFLTLIIFAVQGLMIPSNDIMAKFGFITVYKTGIITAVRLTSKIAALVSTITMLTLISKAKEFTVALEKKGLNPKAAFILLLSLQMIPEMNRQANIILDSQKSRGVETEGNIFVRFKALIPVFIPLVLGSIVNTEERAITLEARGFSIGKKRTILNELEETKNDKIVKIILAIFIILCVVWRILWLLK